The Candidatus Cloacimonadota bacterium genome includes the window GAGCGCAGATGGCAACTTCGAGCTGTTTCTCGTCCGGTTCCTGAGTCGTTATTCTTTGCAGAGCTAATCCAGGAGCCGAGAATGCCTTCACCAGCCAATGATTAATGTTCTTTCCTGAAAATCGTAATATCTCATATGACATTCCTGATACAAGAGGAAGCAAGAGAAGGTGGAGTAAAATTCGAATCCCAAGCGGAATTGCATGACCAAGTATCAGTGCGAGGATCGTATCAAAGATCGAAAAAACAAGAATTGCAATAACGAGTACGATCAGCATAAAACTTGTACCGCATCGGGGATGAAAGGTTCGGAATTTTTTTGTGTCATCGAGGGTAAACTCAGGATTTCCTTCATAAGCAAAAACCGATTTATGTTCTGCGCCGTGATATTCAAAAAGTCGGTGAACGTCTTTGAGTAAACTGATCAGGAAAACATACAATACAAAGAATACAATTCTGATCCCTCCAGCAAAAAGATTGAAGAGCAGACTCGTCTTTTCGATGTCGATCCAA containing:
- a CDS encoding DUF1385 domain-containing protein, with protein sequence MKEKPEIAVGGQAVIEGVMMRGPQHIATALRKKDGHIIIKKEEFISKTKTNKFFGLPLIRGFVSLIEMLSIGIKTLNFSAEEAIKDEEENKPEKKKNVFFEKLYTAFSYIFAFGLAFLLFVFLPYRIAYWIDIEKTSLLFNLFAGGIRIVFFVLYVFLISLLKDVHRLFEYHGAEHKSVFAYEGNPEFTLDDTKKFRTFHPRCGTSFMLIVLVIAILVFSIFDTILALILGHAIPLGIRILLHLLLLPLVSGMSYEILRFSGKNINHWLVKAFSAPGLALQRITTQEPDEKQLEVAICALHAALGMPVTYPDVEYLDDDKPAE